A genome region from Gossypium hirsutum isolate 1008001.06 chromosome A04, Gossypium_hirsutum_v2.1, whole genome shotgun sequence includes the following:
- the LOC107942383 gene encoding polygalacturonase-like isoform X1, with translation MAPHLNIVPSMFVLLLLFISASKVQSDAFDVVAKFGTKADGKMDLSKPFLDAWKEACASVTPSTVVIPKGTYLLSKVNLEGPCKAPIEINVQGTIQAPADPSAFKDPNWVRFYSVENFKMFGGGIFDGQGSIAYEKNTCENREFRSKLPVNIRFDFVTNALIQDITSKDSKLFHINVFACKNITLERLKIEAPDESPNIDGIHMGKLEGVNIIASDIKTGDDCISIGDGTKNMVIKEITCGPGHGISIGSLGKFQNEEPVEEIKISNCTITNTSNGARIKTWPGEHGGAVSEIHFEDITMNNVSSPILIDQQYCPWNKCKKNEESKVKLSNISFKNIRGTSVLPEANKFICSGSSPCQNVELADVDIKHNGAEPATSQCLNVKPITSGTLNPILCSGPVPKTSSSTA, from the exons ATGGCACCACACCTTAATATTGTTCCTTCCATGtttgtacttttattattattcatttcagCCTCTAAAGTCCAATCAGATGCTTTTGATGTTGTTGCCAAGTTTGGCACAAAAGCTGACGGGAAAATGGATTTGAGTAAG cCATTTTTGGATGCTTGGAAAGAAGCATGTGCCTCTGTAACTCCATCAACAGTTGTGATTCCTAAAGGGACATATTTATTATCAAAAGTAAACTTAGAAGGTCCATGCAAGGCTCCTATTGAGATTAATGTTCAGGGCACTATACAGGCTCCGGCTGATCCTAGTGCTTTCAAAGACCCTAATTGGGTTAGATTCTATAgtgttgaaaatttcaaaatgtttggCGGAGGAATTTTCGATGGTCAAGGAAGCATTGCTTATGAGAAGAATACTTGCGAGAATCGTGAATTTCGTTCCAAACTTCCTGTT AATATAAGGTTTGACTTTGTGACCAATGCATTGATACAAGACATAACTAGCAAAGACAGTAAACTATTCCACATTAATGTTTTTGCTTGCAAAAACATTACCCTTGAACGTTTGAAGATAGAGGCACCGGACGAGAGCCCAAACATAGATGGGATTCACATGGGCAAATTAGAGGGGGTCAATATTATTGCCTCTGACATTAAAACTGGTGATGATTGTATTTCTATCGGAGATGGCACTAAAAATATGGTCATAAAAGAAATAACTTGTGGACCAGGACATGGTATAAGTATCGGTAGTCTTGGAAAGTTCCAAAATGAAGAGCCAGTTGAGGAAATCAAAATCTCAAACTGCACCATCACTAATACTTCGAATGGAGCTCGAATCAAAACTTGGCCAGGCGAACATGGTGGGGCAGTATCAGAAATACATTTTGAGGATATTACCATGAATAAT GTCTCTTCCCCTATCCTAATTGATCAACAATATTGCCCATGGAATAAATGCAAGAAAAAT GAAGAATCCAAAGTTAAACTAAGCAAcattagcttcaagaacatccgTGGCACATCTGTGCTTCCAGAAGCTAACAAGTTTATTTGTAGCGGTTCTTCACCATGTCAAAATGTGGAACTTGCGGACGTTGATATTAAGCACAACGGAGCTGAACCCGCAACATCCCAATGTTTGAATGTCAAGCCTATAACTAGTGGCACATTAAACCCGATTCTATGTTCCGGCCCTGTCCCAAAAACCTCTAGCTCCACCGCTTAA
- the LOC107942383 gene encoding polygalacturonase-like isoform X2, protein MAPHLNIVPSMFVLLLLFISASKVQSDAFDVVAKFGTKADGKMDLSKPFLDAWKEACASVTPSTVVIPKGTYLLSKVNLEGPCKAPIEINVQGTIQAPADPSAFKDPNWVRFYSVENFKMFGGGIFDGQGSIAYEKNTCENREFRSKLPVNIRFDFVTNALIQDITSKDSKLFHINVFACKNITLERLKIEAPDESPNIDGIHMGKLEGVNIIASDIKTGDDCISIGDGTKNMVIKEITCGPGHGISIGSLGKFQNEEPVEEIKISNCTITNTSNGARIKTWPGEHGGAVSEIHFEDITMNNVPSPILIDQQYCPWNKCKKQEESKVKLSNISFKNIRGTSALPEAIKFICSGSSPCQNVELADIDIKHNGAEPATSQCLNVKPITSGKLNPIPCSGPVPKTPSASA, encoded by the exons ATGGCACCACACCTTAATATTGTTCCTTCCATGtttgtacttttattattattcatttcagCCTCTAAAGTCCAATCAGATGCTTTTGATGTTGTTGCCAAGTTTGGCACAAAAGCTGACGGGAAAATGGATTTGAGTAAG cCATTTTTGGATGCTTGGAAAGAAGCATGTGCCTCTGTAACTCCATCAACAGTTGTGATTCCTAAAGGGACATATTTATTATCAAAAGTAAACTTAGAAGGTCCATGCAAGGCTCCTATTGAGATTAATGTTCAGGGCACTATACAGGCTCCGGCTGATCCTAGTGCTTTCAAAGACCCTAATTGGGTTAGATTCTATAgtgttgaaaatttcaaaatgtttggCGGAGGAATTTTCGATGGTCAAGGAAGCATTGCTTATGAGAAGAATACTTGCGAGAATCGTGAATTTCGTTCCAAACTTCCTGTT AATATAAGGTTTGACTTTGTGACCAATGCATTGATACAAGACATAACTAGCAAAGACAGTAAACTATTCCACATTAATGTTTTTGCTTGCAAAAACATTACCCTTGAACGTTTGAAGATAGAGGCACCGGACGAGAGCCCAAACATAGATGGGATTCACATGGGCAAATTAGAGGGGGTCAATATTATTGCCTCTGACATTAAAACTGGTGATGATTGTATTTCTATCGGAGATGGCACTAAAAATATGGTCATAAAAGAAATAACTTGTGGACCAGGACATGGTATAAGTATCGGTAGTCTTGGAAAGTTCCAAAATGAAGAGCCAGTTGAGGAAATCAAAATCTCAAACTGCACCATCACTAATACTTCGAATGGAGCTCGAATCAAAACTTGGCCAGGCGAACATGGTGGGGCAGTATCAGAAATACATTTTGAGGATATTACCATGAATAATGTCCCTTCCCCTATCCTAATTGATCAACAATATTGCCCATGGAATAAATGCAAGAA GCAGGAAGAATCCAAAGTTAAACTAAGCAAcattagcttcaagaacatccgTGGCACATCTGCGCTTCCAGAAGCTATCAAGTTTATTTGCAGCGGTTCTTCGCCATGTCAAAATGTGGAACTTGCGGACATTGACATTAAGCACAACGGAGCTGAACCCGCAACATCCCAATGTTTGAATGTTAAGCCTATAACTAGTGGCAAATTAAACCCGATTCCATGTTCCGGCCCTGTCCCAAAAACCCCTAGTGCCTCCGCTTAA